The Chitinophaga flava genome has a segment encoding these proteins:
- a CDS encoding metallophosphoesterase family protein, with protein MRLAIFSDIHGKILLPFKLADLYQQQTGRKIDFILQCGDIGAYPSMDNLDKATLKHAKQDRDELGFHDDFTHINPVIQTYLNKLNIDMICVRGNHEDHDYLDQLEKENGQLSRFPIDVYKRVFVCRSGVRQELRKDDEVLHLVGIGRIGDQKGRTDKRFIQEYEKKEIRKLLKTNQHFDILITHDKDDSNERGYGMAAIREVLDNVIFRYHFYGHTGEPFKQETDYNGITQSVKISELEYSHSGILPEGSMIILEKKGENDFQLEVVSQQFTNQLTRFNWKD; from the coding sequence ATGAGACTAGCTATTTTTTCGGACATCCATGGAAAGATTTTATTGCCTTTTAAACTCGCAGACCTATATCAACAGCAGACTGGCAGGAAAATAGATTTTATATTACAGTGCGGCGATATCGGCGCCTACCCCAGTATGGACAACCTCGATAAAGCTACCCTTAAACATGCGAAGCAGGATCGCGACGAACTTGGGTTTCATGACGATTTCACCCATATAAACCCTGTTATACAAACCTATCTCAACAAACTGAATATAGACATGATCTGTGTGCGGGGCAATCATGAAGACCACGATTACCTCGATCAGCTTGAAAAAGAAAATGGACAGCTGTCCCGTTTTCCCATTGATGTTTATAAACGGGTATTTGTATGCCGGTCAGGTGTAAGGCAGGAACTGCGGAAAGATGATGAAGTACTGCATCTTGTGGGAATCGGACGTATCGGTGACCAGAAAGGAAGAACAGACAAACGTTTTATACAGGAATATGAAAAGAAGGAAATCAGGAAGTTGCTGAAAACCAATCAGCATTTTGATATACTGATTACCCACGACAAAGATGACAGCAATGAGCGGGGATACGGCATGGCGGCTATCCGGGAGGTACTGGACAATGTGATCTTCCGTTATCACTTCTACGGACATACGGGAGAACCATTCAAGCAGGAAACAGACTACAACGGCATTACCCAGTCCGTTAAAATAAGTGAGCTGGAATACAGCCATAGTGGCATCCTGCCTGAAGGGTCTATGATTATCCTTGAAAAAAAAGGAGAAAACGACTTTCAACTGGAAGTAGTGTCACAACAATTCACTAACCAGCTGACCCGGTTCAACTGGAAAGACTGA
- a CDS encoding EthD domain-containing protein, which translates to MQSITSFTDNRITTLSITPVIRRKGLASKQFNDYWKDIHGPVCARLPYLGVYIQHHMQKANPDLFPAIAGIERVVDTSNDWDGFAEIGFFSNAALEQWLPHTTILFDDERNVFDTTVAYYCDNSSRTLKDQQQSLVTNYSDGRKFFYYFISPADTVSLKEADDFFLETFVKTFADNEQISRVRYHILAPHDNTKPNPPAPDVNHYLAPEKQHRYVLEICAGNVAAVKQLYHTAAFEQLTTEMAACFKAVHVFESAGRYTMAYDGQITNAGLRGATNDALIETIGAINQTREDVRNLLLHG; encoded by the coding sequence ATGCAAAGCATAACATCCTTTACAGACAACAGGATCACCACACTCTCCATCACACCCGTTATAAGAAGGAAAGGGCTTGCCAGTAAACAGTTCAATGATTACTGGAAAGACATCCACGGGCCGGTTTGTGCCCGCTTACCCTACCTGGGGGTGTACATCCAGCATCATATGCAAAAAGCCAATCCGGACCTGTTCCCTGCCATCGCTGGCATAGAGAGGGTAGTAGATACATCCAACGACTGGGACGGTTTTGCTGAAATAGGATTCTTTTCAAACGCCGCACTGGAGCAGTGGCTGCCGCATACCACTATCCTCTTTGATGATGAAAGAAATGTTTTTGACACCACGGTAGCCTACTATTGTGACAACAGCTCCCGTACGCTGAAAGACCAGCAGCAAAGCCTGGTGACCAATTATTCAGACGGCAGGAAATTTTTCTATTATTTTATCAGTCCTGCTGATACGGTTTCACTGAAAGAAGCAGATGATTTTTTCCTGGAAACGTTTGTAAAAACCTTTGCAGACAATGAGCAGATCAGCCGGGTGCGCTATCATATCCTGGCCCCCCACGACAATACCAAGCCCAATCCGCCTGCGCCGGATGTTAACCACTATCTGGCACCGGAAAAACAACACCGTTATGTATTGGAAATCTGTGCCGGCAATGTAGCTGCTGTAAAGCAACTGTATCATACAGCTGCATTTGAACAGCTCACAACGGAGATGGCAGCTTGTTTTAAGGCAGTACATGTATTTGAAAGTGCGGGCAGGTATACGATGGCTTACGACGGACAAATTACTAATGCGGGACTGCGTGGCGCCACCAATGATGCATTGATAGAAACGATAGGAGCGATTAATCAGACCCGGGAAGATGTAAGGAATTTATTACTACATGGGTAA
- a CDS encoding SRPBCC family protein, giving the protein MSHTADIPAHFSLVYTFKAPKELVFDAFSNADALNQWWGPAESKNSVVSLDFRPGGIFHFRMEFSNTEVAYGRFLYRTIQPYDLLEFTNAFADEQARVVKPPFEIPFPLEIFYRLEFREENGNTVLTLTGQPVDPEPEEMASFLNINRSMQQGFSATFSKLATYLRK; this is encoded by the coding sequence ATGAGCCATACAGCAGACATACCGGCCCACTTCAGCCTGGTATACACGTTTAAAGCTCCGAAAGAGCTGGTGTTTGATGCCTTCAGTAATGCAGATGCCCTGAATCAATGGTGGGGACCTGCAGAGAGCAAAAACAGTGTGGTGAGCCTGGACTTCAGGCCCGGCGGCATCTTCCATTTTAGAATGGAATTCAGTAACACCGAAGTAGCCTATGGCCGCTTCCTGTACCGCACCATCCAGCCATACGATCTGCTGGAATTTACCAATGCCTTTGCCGATGAACAGGCCAGGGTGGTGAAGCCTCCTTTTGAAATACCTTTTCCGCTGGAGATTTTTTACAGACTGGAATTCAGGGAAGAAAACGGCAATACCGTGCTGACGCTCACCGGACAACCAGTAGACCCTGAACCGGAAGAAATGGCCTCTTTCCTGAATATCAACCGTAGCATGCAACAGGGCTTCAGTGCTACCTTTAGTAAGCTGGCCACTTATCTCCGTAAATAA
- a CDS encoding glycoside hydrolase family 19 protein, whose amino-acid sequence MARINPQPDPQRPQDAPEEIPSAIPDADKDGYDADFNGLHDKDEDGKKKDTKDQQYDGSAVNEKEEPEDDTKCPHCKEDITLDQIKAITTIDAKNETLVSKILEYLNLYKADHKIDTCVRKAHFIAQALHESGSFTVLEEDLNYRPSSLLSYFKKDEYIALTDSNLTKYKDYFSVAPPKAAKGAKDTKDAKPAAPAADQYKDYSLNPAYIYGNTNKETQTTLTSSDGKSKIEIDLKKHKADERVVGNRKYGGRDGNDKNSDDGYNFRGHGIIQLTHKPAYESFTAFAKSTGFNKEKSTIDFTESKDEKGVKTCNSDLLSDKKDPKYAVQSAVWLWSTYKISSKLEVKSDEENFAGITNVINGGNTGTKDRYDKLLKGREQLKVYDHYKYLLENQKDEKKKTKLKAALKQMASSQTVYAFNRNTKKFDVNGITVDSDPKGQEILDEFGGDAAGDKKTDKPADKKTDAPAKPAPGKPAPKK is encoded by the coding sequence ATGGCCCGTATTAACCCGCAACCGGACCCACAGCGCCCCCAGGATGCCCCGGAAGAGATTCCGAGTGCCATACCAGATGCCGATAAAGACGGCTATGATGCCGACTTCAACGGCCTGCACGACAAAGACGAAGATGGCAAAAAAAAGGATACTAAAGATCAGCAGTATGATGGTTCCGCTGTGAATGAAAAAGAAGAACCGGAAGATGATACCAAATGTCCCCATTGCAAAGAGGATATCACGCTGGACCAGATCAAGGCGATTACCACTATCGATGCAAAAAATGAAACATTGGTCAGCAAAATACTGGAATATCTCAACCTCTACAAAGCTGATCATAAGATCGACACCTGTGTGCGGAAAGCCCATTTTATAGCCCAGGCCCTTCATGAATCGGGCAGTTTCACGGTACTGGAGGAAGATCTTAACTACCGGCCTTCCAGCCTGTTGAGCTACTTCAAAAAAGATGAATACATTGCCCTCACAGACAGTAATCTCACCAAATACAAAGATTACTTTTCGGTAGCGCCACCCAAGGCTGCCAAAGGAGCCAAGGATACAAAGGACGCCAAACCAGCGGCCCCCGCTGCCGACCAATACAAAGACTACTCTTTGAATCCGGCCTATATTTACGGCAATACCAACAAAGAAACCCAAACAACCCTGACCAGCAGCGACGGAAAAAGCAAAATAGAGATCGATTTGAAAAAACACAAAGCGGATGAAAGAGTAGTTGGTAACAGGAAATATGGTGGCCGCGATGGTAACGACAAAAACAGTGACGACGGCTACAACTTCCGTGGACATGGTATTATCCAGCTTACGCATAAGCCGGCTTATGAATCGTTTACTGCTTTTGCCAAAAGCACTGGTTTCAACAAAGAAAAAAGCACCATCGATTTTACAGAAAGCAAGGACGAAAAAGGCGTTAAAACGTGTAACTCAGACCTATTGAGCGATAAAAAAGATCCCAAATATGCAGTACAAAGTGCTGTATGGCTCTGGAGTACTTATAAAATCAGCTCAAAACTGGAGGTAAAATCTGACGAGGAAAACTTTGCTGGCATCACCAATGTTATCAACGGAGGTAACACCGGCACCAAAGACCGTTATGATAAGCTTCTGAAAGGAAGGGAGCAACTGAAGGTATATGACCACTACAAGTATCTGCTGGAGAACCAGAAGGATGAAAAGAAAAAAACGAAGTTGAAAGCAGCGTTAAAACAAATGGCCTCGTCACAAACAGTTTACGCTTTTAACAGAAATACAAAGAAATTTGATGTAAATGGCATTACAGTAGACAGTGATCCCAAAGGCCAGGAGATATTGGATGAGTTCGGAGGAGATGCGGCAGGCGATAAAAAAACAGATAAACCAGCAGACAAAAAAACAGATGCCCCGGCCAAACCAGCTCCTGGCAAACCGGCGCCTAAAAAATAA
- a CDS encoding helix-turn-helix transcriptional regulator: MDLFEKFKDEIDGNAASIYVLNEPLENRFPMHWHHKSQILLVEGGIAYLNTHDKQYYIPARHFVWIPPHVAHNIKFNSSSMVIHNIYFMDEGDVDHPFYGQLSIYPVTGLIQEILQLSEAWQGNVYSGSWEYELLTTLKHILPHISKQPFTLLLPTTDDMRMQEILSYLHDNVSETLMLPDIAARFGYSVRSLTRLFKQTLNTSFLQYVKMMKMTRAMELLLQTDKNVSEVAYEVGYSGLTAFSNTFQQMINMRPSDFRQLK, translated from the coding sequence ATGGACCTGTTTGAAAAATTTAAAGATGAGATAGACGGGAATGCTGCTTCCATATACGTGTTGAATGAACCGCTGGAAAACAGGTTTCCCATGCACTGGCACCACAAAAGCCAGATATTGCTGGTAGAGGGTGGGATTGCCTATCTGAACACGCATGACAAACAATACTATATCCCTGCACGGCACTTTGTCTGGATTCCTCCGCATGTAGCGCATAATATCAAGTTCAACAGTTCATCAATGGTGATCCATAATATTTATTTTATGGATGAAGGAGATGTGGATCATCCGTTTTATGGTCAGCTGAGCATCTATCCTGTTACAGGGCTGATTCAGGAAATATTGCAGCTTTCAGAAGCATGGCAGGGCAATGTATACTCCGGCAGCTGGGAATATGAGCTGCTCACTACGTTAAAACATATCTTGCCGCATATTAGCAAACAGCCGTTTACCCTGTTGTTGCCTACTACTGATGACATGCGTATGCAGGAAATCCTGTCCTACCTCCATGATAATGTGAGTGAAACATTAATGCTCCCGGATATAGCCGCCCGCTTCGGCTACAGCGTGAGAAGCCTTACCCGTCTGTTCAAACAAACGCTGAACACTTCTTTCCTGCAGTATGTAAAAATGATGAAGATGACAAGGGCGATGGAGCTGTTGTTACAAACAGATAAAAATGTGAGCGAAGTGGCCTATGAGGTGGGCTATTCGGGCCTTACCGCTTTCAGCAATACTTTTCAGCAAATGATTAATATGCGGCCGAGCGATTTCCGGCAGCTCAAATAA
- the bla gene encoding subclass B1 metallo-beta-lactamase: protein MNIFKYILGASLCLGMQAANAQHKSEEAPLKISHLAGNCYVYTTTGQLSDGSRYPSNSMYVVTQKGVVMIDVPWDTTQLAPLLDHIKKQHGKAVIACIATHFHDDRTAGLDALAARGIKTYSTAHTLKLCKDNHNEQARYIIPEDTTFRLGDRQLQVFYPGPGHAPDNIVVWVPEDKVLYGGCFVKSTDATNLGNLSDADPKAWTPSMLRVKAKFPNPAFTVPGHGEMSNKDKACDHTLELIQTYNAGKNK, encoded by the coding sequence ATGAATATATTTAAATATATACTCGGAGCTTCCCTGTGTCTGGGAATGCAGGCCGCCAACGCTCAACATAAATCAGAAGAAGCGCCTTTAAAAATCAGCCATCTGGCTGGTAACTGTTACGTATATACGACGACGGGGCAGTTGTCTGATGGTTCCCGTTATCCGTCCAACAGTATGTACGTGGTTACACAAAAAGGTGTGGTGATGATTGATGTGCCCTGGGATACTACGCAACTGGCGCCTTTACTGGATCATATCAAAAAACAACATGGTAAAGCTGTTATCGCCTGCATCGCTACCCATTTTCATGACGACCGTACCGCAGGACTCGACGCACTCGCAGCCCGGGGTATCAAAACCTATTCTACCGCTCATACCCTGAAGTTGTGTAAAGACAATCACAATGAACAGGCCCGTTACATCATCCCGGAAGATACCACTTTCCGCCTGGGAGACCGCCAACTGCAGGTGTTTTATCCTGGCCCCGGACATGCACCCGACAATATTGTGGTATGGGTGCCGGAAGACAAGGTGCTGTACGGCGGCTGCTTTGTTAAAAGCACCGACGCTACCAACCTGGGCAATCTCTCTGACGCCGATCCCAAAGCCTGGACACCTTCCATGCTTCGCGTGAAAGCAAAATTCCCGAACCCTGCTTTCACCGTACCTGGCCATGGGGAAATGAGCAACAAGGATAAAGCCTGTGACCATACACTGGAGCTGATCCAGACCTATAACGCCGGTAAAAACAAATAA
- a CDS encoding class I SAM-dependent methyltransferase, whose protein sequence is MELQDAIQLIQHTYSPGTWADLGCGSGLFTYALANLLPVGSTIYAIDKSPVHLASHPNPAHNRIIPQQLDFMVEDLPATQLEGILMANSLHYVKDKPALLSRLIRHLSPQGKFIIVEYETDAANAWVPYPIRLAALKRLFAVEDFQQVTLLGERNSVFRAGKMYAVTIGR, encoded by the coding sequence ATGGAGTTACAGGATGCTATTCAGTTGATTCAGCATACATATTCGCCGGGAACCTGGGCCGATCTGGGCTGCGGAAGCGGACTGTTCACCTATGCACTGGCCAACCTGCTGCCTGTTGGCAGTACTATCTATGCTATAGATAAATCACCGGTACACCTGGCTTCTCATCCCAATCCGGCACACAACAGGATCATTCCGCAACAGCTGGATTTTATGGTGGAAGACTTGCCGGCAACTCAACTGGAAGGTATACTGATGGCCAACTCCCTACATTATGTGAAAGATAAACCGGCATTGTTGTCCCGCCTCATCAGGCATTTATCTCCCCAGGGAAAATTTATCATTGTAGAGTATGAAACGGATGCAGCTAATGCCTGGGTACCTTATCCTATCAGGCTTGCAGCACTCAAGCGCTTGTTTGCCGTCGAAGATTTTCAACAAGTGACATTACTGGGAGAAAGAAATTCTGTTTTCAGGGCAGGGAAGATGTATGCAGTAACAATTGGCAGATGA
- a CDS encoding ankyrin repeat domain-containing protein: protein MSKIQSQWPVWPAILFILMMMVMNGNAQDKNNSALLLKAAAANDTTAVKQLLAARTDVNVQDHKQRTALMIATYQHHTPVAALLVAAGADVNTQDDMLNSPFLYAGAEGYLDILQLCLKGANYKIYNRYGGTALIPACERGHIEIVRTLLQDKSFPIDHVNRLGWTGLLEAIILSNGGPAHVQIVQMLVDAGCNVNLADKDGVTPLAHARSRRFKAITAILEKAGAR, encoded by the coding sequence ATGAGTAAGATTCAATCTCAGTGGCCTGTGTGGCCGGCGATCCTGTTTATTTTAATGATGATGGTTATGAATGGAAATGCTCAGGACAAAAACAACAGCGCTTTATTGCTCAAGGCAGCGGCCGCCAATGACACTACAGCGGTGAAGCAGCTGCTGGCAGCACGTACCGACGTAAACGTACAGGACCATAAACAACGGACTGCGCTGATGATAGCCACCTATCAGCATCATACGCCGGTAGCCGCACTGCTGGTAGCTGCCGGAGCCGATGTGAACACGCAGGATGACATGCTCAACAGCCCTTTCCTCTATGCAGGAGCTGAGGGTTATCTCGATATTCTGCAGCTATGCCTGAAAGGGGCTAACTATAAAATATACAATCGTTACGGCGGTACCGCCCTGATACCAGCCTGTGAGCGGGGTCATATAGAAATAGTGCGAACGCTGCTGCAGGACAAGTCCTTCCCTATTGATCATGTAAATCGCCTGGGATGGACCGGATTGCTGGAAGCGATTATTCTCAGTAATGGTGGCCCTGCCCATGTACAAATAGTGCAGATGTTGGTAGACGCCGGCTGCAATGTGAATCTTGCAGACAAGGACGGCGTAACGCCACTTGCACATGCCCGCAGCAGAAGGTTCAAGGCCATTACTGCCATACTGGAAAAAGCCGGTGCCCGTTAA
- a CDS encoding DUF4280 domain-containing protein has product MPKHPQQKGKKQDPPKGKDKKEEKKPATTGNKYVCDLAEVKCTCGSNPGKLKVTSNPGVYLQDTLKATAKDKTITPNFGSCSSQKNNPCKPALMEWQDLAADVSLGDQAHFLLERSTNQCSAGGGKITITSGKQKSTVQNIEPPAQDLPIVAPLEVKNKEVVWLASNEVYNDVPEADLWYKLEGKTFKKATLTDAIIQQLQADSDNDTIAYHTNDKGVKTTYKKGVSQTADYGNKLASNDEKLHSAYPLYLRNGVFTNAYPTYKLYVYKGENAGDAKKKVEQDIAGNSHGSAALMLETARHTRDNNTDYMKQGGPVPPTGINGQPEYYSLIYTVTSTPRFRVVLDKEDTSGLVIVKAKTRQDVSRAGVSIDPFVSADLEGCLGIRDGKGGYFQALTGGKSAYFTQLNNKLIEKIPELAYIYRVQTGSGKIAEKKFDAKEEALFFVKVDPLPEIKPKEIYEPWQQATQQKRANAAAQPAPAQQPPAQQPPSQQLPAQQHPGQPGSLPPGMQEIQLQKTNRLRPGAVQSILLLILLQLSFSSFTPVWAAPVTGYRLQSTDTANAWMKAIDSGDSTQVLKLLSKGYNPNTVILPDTSVRYSDLGNLPIHIKRYTPFTYIIDYNKNPNNHFFDDSKGENSYERIKQKQGRYALMLIRHGYRPVAEDLELLLLIAPPADQFKAIVQQSRFNIAAAKDNHFAAAALRGNCPAGLLSYLLEQGAGTNGVTDIIRQQYAKNYTISLRQLEILEKYHYKLYQQAGFSLLHYSAYLNDPVAVKKQLAAGTPANQRTTWFYQADDMTDGGKPQKLTALEIVQSNLVVRQYNKAGAVNAQAIIKLLQKK; this is encoded by the coding sequence ATGCCTAAACATCCCCAACAAAAAGGTAAAAAGCAGGACCCGCCAAAAGGCAAAGACAAAAAAGAAGAGAAAAAGCCCGCCACTACGGGCAATAAATATGTGTGCGACCTTGCTGAAGTGAAATGTACCTGCGGTAGCAATCCCGGCAAACTGAAAGTAACGTCCAACCCCGGTGTATATTTGCAGGATACCCTCAAAGCCACGGCCAAAGACAAAACCATCACGCCTAATTTCGGCAGCTGTTCTTCTCAGAAGAACAATCCCTGCAAGCCAGCGCTGATGGAATGGCAGGACCTGGCGGCTGATGTCAGCCTCGGCGATCAGGCTCATTTTCTCCTGGAACGGTCTACCAATCAGTGTTCTGCCGGCGGCGGCAAAATCACCATCACCAGCGGCAAACAGAAATCCACTGTTCAGAACATCGAACCACCTGCACAGGACCTCCCTATCGTAGCGCCGCTGGAAGTAAAAAACAAAGAGGTGGTATGGCTTGCCAGCAACGAAGTATACAACGATGTGCCGGAAGCTGACCTGTGGTACAAACTGGAAGGCAAAACCTTTAAGAAGGCCACCCTGACAGACGCCATCATCCAACAACTACAGGCCGACTCTGACAACGATACGATCGCCTATCATACCAATGATAAAGGCGTAAAAACCACCTATAAAAAAGGGGTGTCCCAAACTGCGGATTACGGCAACAAGCTTGCTTCGAACGACGAGAAGCTGCATTCTGCTTACCCGCTTTATCTCCGCAATGGCGTTTTTACCAACGCCTACCCTACCTACAAACTCTATGTATACAAAGGAGAGAATGCAGGCGATGCCAAAAAGAAGGTAGAACAGGATATCGCGGGTAACAGCCATGGAAGCGCAGCGCTCATGCTGGAAACAGCACGGCATACCCGGGATAACAATACCGACTATATGAAACAGGGCGGTCCGGTACCTCCTACCGGCATCAACGGTCAACCTGAATACTATAGCCTGATTTATACCGTTACCAGTACGCCCCGTTTCAGGGTGGTACTGGACAAGGAAGACACCAGCGGGCTGGTCATCGTAAAAGCCAAAACCCGCCAGGATGTTTCCAGGGCCGGCGTTTCCATCGACCCGTTTGTTTCTGCCGACCTTGAAGGCTGTCTGGGTATCCGCGATGGCAAAGGCGGTTATTTCCAGGCGCTCACCGGTGGCAAAAGCGCCTATTTCACACAGCTGAACAACAAACTGATAGAGAAAATTCCTGAACTGGCTTATATCTATCGTGTTCAGACAGGTAGCGGTAAAATAGCGGAGAAAAAGTTTGATGCAAAAGAAGAAGCGTTGTTTTTTGTGAAAGTAGACCCACTTCCGGAAATAAAACCCAAAGAGATATACGAACCATGGCAACAGGCTACCCAACAGAAACGGGCCAACGCAGCTGCACAGCCTGCACCGGCTCAGCAACCGCCTGCCCAACAACCGCCGTCACAACAGCTTCCAGCGCAACAACATCCGGGGCAACCCGGCTCGCTGCCACCTGGTATGCAGGAAATACAACTACAGAAGACTAATCGACTGCGGCCGGGAGCGGTACAATCCATACTGTTACTGATACTGTTACAACTCAGCTTTAGCTCCTTCACACCTGTATGGGCCGCGCCAGTAACCGGTTACCGCTTGCAGTCTACCGATACCGCCAACGCCTGGATGAAAGCCATTGACAGCGGCGACAGTACGCAGGTGCTAAAACTGCTCTCCAAAGGCTACAATCCCAATACGGTCATCCTACCCGATACCAGCGTCCGCTATAGTGATCTGGGCAATCTGCCCATTCATATCAAACGGTATACTCCTTTTACCTACATCATCGACTACAACAAAAATCCCAACAATCATTTCTTCGATGATAGTAAAGGAGAAAACAGTTATGAAAGGATCAAACAAAAACAGGGACGGTATGCGCTGATGCTGATCCGCCATGGTTATCGCCCTGTTGCAGAAGACCTGGAGCTGCTGCTGCTGATAGCTCCGCCAGCAGACCAGTTCAAAGCTATCGTACAGCAAAGCCGTTTTAATATTGCTGCAGCCAAAGACAATCATTTTGCGGCGGCGGCCCTACGGGGCAACTGTCCGGCTGGTTTACTGAGTTACCTGTTGGAACAGGGAGCCGGTACCAACGGTGTCACAGATATCATCCGGCAGCAGTACGCGAAGAACTACACTATCTCCCTACGGCAACTGGAAATACTGGAAAAATATCATTACAAGCTATATCAACAGGCAGGCTTTAGCCTACTGCATTACAGCGCCTACCTCAACGATCCGGTTGCTGTAAAAAAACAGCTGGCTGCTGGTACTCCCGCCAATCAGCGTACCACCTGGTTTTATCAGGCCGATGATATGACAGATGGCGGCAAACCACAAAAACTAACAGCCCTCGAGATTGTACAGTCGAACCTTGTGGTTCGCCAATACAATAAAGCAGGCGCTGTCAACGCACAGGCTATCATTAAACTACTGCAAAAGAAATAA
- a CDS encoding helix-turn-helix domain-containing protein: protein MKRSNKGALSFAMNDYIQQLNPENDFVTEEESIRQFAIFRREEDATRCAMHTSLHRRGFYKISLISGGTGTFTIDGHRFASEPPMVIVSRPEAVMEWQLDEGPQTGFYTLFAADFYDVGLLPLYRLDNKLNFEGNFYYKSTGPNDAFIQQTFASLYQYRHQPEMARHCLRLLITAMLETDSGDIPVLHTRSEKIVRDFQLLVQEKLESTQVADFDVFSVKAYAALLNIDDNYLGILCRDVTGKSASAIIREKMSAEARFLLLGTDLTIGEIAGRLCFYDVAHFSRWFRKNMQLSPSAYREKFRYK, encoded by the coding sequence ATGAAGCGCAGCAACAAAGGAGCACTCAGCTTCGCCATGAACGATTATATTCAGCAGCTGAATCCTGAGAATGATTTTGTGACGGAGGAAGAAAGCATCCGGCAATTTGCCATCTTCAGAAGGGAAGAGGATGCTACCCGCTGTGCGATGCATACCAGCCTGCATCGCAGAGGTTTTTACAAGATATCCCTCATCTCCGGTGGTACTGGCACGTTTACGATAGATGGGCATCGTTTCGCTTCGGAGCCGCCTATGGTTATCGTTTCCAGACCGGAGGCGGTCATGGAGTGGCAGTTGGATGAGGGGCCGCAAACCGGCTTCTATACGTTGTTTGCAGCCGATTTTTACGATGTGGGCCTGTTGCCCCTGTACCGGCTTGATAACAAGCTGAACTTTGAAGGTAACTTTTATTATAAAAGTACCGGCCCCAATGATGCCTTTATTCAACAAACCTTTGCATCGCTTTATCAATACCGGCATCAGCCTGAAATGGCGCGGCATTGCCTGCGTTTACTGATTACAGCCATGCTGGAAACAGATTCCGGCGATATACCGGTACTGCATACACGAAGCGAAAAAATAGTAAGGGATTTTCAGCTGCTGGTGCAGGAGAAGCTGGAAAGTACGCAGGTGGCCGACTTTGATGTGTTTTCTGTGAAAGCATATGCTGCTTTGTTAAATATAGATGATAACTATCTGGGTATCCTCTGTAGGGATGTCACTGGTAAAAGTGCATCTGCTATTATCCGGGAGAAAATGTCTGCTGAAGCCCGGTTCCTGCTCCTGGGCACGGATCTTACCATCGGTGAAATAGCTGGCAGATTGTGTTTTTACGATGTGGCCCATTTCTCCAGATGGTTCAGAAAAAATATGCAGTTGTCACCATCGGCCTACCGGGAAAAATTCCGGTACAAATAA